The nucleotide window CGCTGCAGAGCCCGGCCTGATGCCGGGGTGGTGGGCacatcccaggctgctgccggaagcagggaaggagaaatctgggggttgtgtgtgtgtgtgtgtcccggGACTGACACGacagctgccaccagctcctgcgGGTCTCCGTGCCCGGGAGCAGGCGCGttgcaggggctgggctggtgggagtaGCAGGTTGTGTTCACTCAAGAGCGAGGGGGGACCTTGTGACTTTGCTGGTGGGTAAAATGTGAGAGCTGGTGCCAAACGCAGCCCTGAGAACCCTCTCGGCTGCAGCCCCACACTCTGTGGGTGCATTTATCCGTCATGGAGCcacccaggagcacagcagctgccgGGGGTCCAAGTGCTGGGGCAGGCTGTGGTCAGCCTCAGGTGATCAGTGCTGGTTATGGtgggcagccagccctggggcaaCACCTTGGTCTTGCCCGGGGCTGTGCAGACCCTCCAGCCCACCCTCTGTCCCTGCTCCGTGGTGTCCCCTCGCCGTGCCATGCCCACCGTGGCCTTCCCGGTGTGTGGGCACGGCGGTGGGAGCAGGGCGGGAGAGCGGAGGCGCCGGCAGATTCCAGCGGTGGGAGAGGACGCGGCAGAGGAGCCGCGGAGCTGCCGAGTGAGTCACGGCCGCGCTGCTCCCATTCGCTCCCTGCCTGGGCCAGGCCTGGCAACGTGAGGACAATTAATAACAAATACATACCTGAGCAACCAGGTGAGAGATGGGCCAGGGGGGGCGGGAGGGCTGAGCCGGGCACAGAGCACAGCGGGCGCTGCCTGGAGGGTcctggtgcagcagcagaacCAGAGAGCTTCGGTGGCACCGTGCAGAGGGGgacactgctctgcagggacacGTTGCCCTGTGCTGGGACATGTGTCAGTGGGTTTTCCTGTGTGCAAGGACAGAGACAGTCCCCGGGGCCACTGAGGTGGGAGTGCAGCTTGGTGCCTGGGGACACACAGGTGTGCCCACTGAGGGCTTCTTGCTGCTTGTTTGATGTGACCGTCTTCTCTTCCCCCAGGCTCACTAACGGGATCAGGGGACCATGAACTGGAGTGTGTTTGAAGGGCTCCTCAGCGGGGTCAACAAGTACTCGACGGCCTTTGGCCGCATCTGGCTCTCCGTGGTCTTCATCTTCCGCCTGCTGGTCTACGTGGTGGCAGCCGAGCGGGTCTGGAGCGACGACCACAAGGACTTTGACTGCAACACGCGGCAGCCGGGCTGCACCAACGTCTGCTACGACCACTTCTTCCCTGTCTCCCACATCCGCCTCTGGGCCCTGCAGCTCATCCTGGTGACCTGTCCATCCCTCCTGGTCATCATGCACGTGGCCTACCGGAAGGCCAAGGAGCAGAGGCACCGCGCTGCCGGTGGGGACAGCTGCCGCCATGCCTACATCAGCCCTGGCAAGAAGCGCGGGGGGCTGTGGTGGACCTACCTGCTCAGCCTCATCTTCAAGGCTGGTGTGGACATCATCTTCCTCTACATCTTCTACCGCTTCTACAGGAACTACACCCTGCCCCGGCTGGTGAAGTGCGAGCTGTCACCCTGCCCCAATGTGGTAGACTGCTTCATCTCCCGGCCCACTGAGAAGACCATCTTCACTCTCTTCATGGTGGTCACCTCCTGCGTCTGCGTTGTGCTGAGCCTTGTTGAGGCCACCTACCTGATCGGCAAGCGGTGCTGCGAGTGTGCCCAGGCCCATGGGAGGatgagctgccagcacagccaggactgCACACCTCCCCTCACCCAGCCCGCAAGCACAGAGGGGCAGGTTTTCCACGGAGCAGACTTCAAGCCCCCCACGGCCGCCATCCTCCCCGCAGCCTCCAGCACCTGCACACCACCCAAGGAGGAGGCTCTTCCCTAGAGCTGCTCCGGGAAAAAGGAGGAGCCATTTACCCTGCACCCTTCTCATCTTCCTGCTCCATTCCCTCTGGTGCAGGAGCACTGAGGGTGACAGCACCTGGGAGTCAGGCTGTGCCTGAGGCCTCTCTCCCATCCTGGGGAAGGCATGTTACATGGTTCTGCAGAATTTGGGGTAAACCCTGTGCTGTAGGACACTGTGGTTCCTGAGAGCCAACAGGCACAAGAAGCTCCACAGTGGCTGGGAACtagcagcagagcctggaggtCGAGCCTGTCCCATCTGGGTTGGCTTAGCTGGTCGTGGGTGTATCCTTGCAATGAATAAAAATTTCTGTCCCTAAGAAGCAGTAGCCAAAGCAGTTATTCTGCTCCTGGGGCACAACATGGCCAGGGGTGTGGGAGGACACAAGAGCTGCATCACCCCCAGGACCTGCCCTGGTGACAAACCACCAGCTGGGTGCTCCAGTCTGCTGGGGAAAAGCCACTGACCCCCCCCCAGGGAGCCCCTCTCTGTATCCCTCATCCTACAGAAGCCACACCACAGGTATTGGGGACATTTCAGACCAATGCAATTGTAATTAATGACACTCATTAGCTGCATGGGGACAAGAGCACGTGCTTGGTGCCCCAGCCACTGTGGTGAAGAGCAGGGGTGAGGATCCGGCCCGGCAGGCAGAGCTCTCTGTGGGCTGCTGGCTCTTCCTGCCCAGCCAGAGGAAAACACCCAAGCAAAACAGCCAAataaaggagaggaagaacacCCCAACCATTGATTAAACAATGACATTAAATGGCAGAATATGATCTTGTTTATTGCTGTAATATGTCGCGTTCTGCCGTGACTCAGGCAGCACTGCAATTTCTGAGGCCATCAGTGGTAACTGAGCATTAGCCAGGATGAATAATTAACAATAATTTCATGGCAAATGCACTCATAAGTTACATCAACATTGAACATGCAGCTCAATCTGTTactggttttgctttatttagagggtgtgattatttttttttttttccaggggcatcagcagctccagcacttgCTGGCTCTTCTGCAAAGGAaccagcacagggagaggggaatGATGCTGTCACCATGTCCTTTCAGACCAGGGGCTGTTCTCCGTGCCTGGTCACTGCAGCTACTGCCACTTTGCAGAGCATCTGACCCCATGAAGCCGCTGGGCTGACCTGAGCCCCCTCTCACAGCCCACCCCGGGGCAAGGGACCAGCCTGGATGTGCTGGCATGGGAAGCAGAGGGACTGTTTGGCCGGGGGATGCTGGGGTAGGCTGGGCTGTGGCATTGCCACGAGCCCTGGGGGGATCCCTGCCACCAGCCCGGGACCCTCAGGAGACATGGCAGCTCCTTGCAAAGGCACCAGTGAGTTTCAAAACCTTTGAGGTACGGGAGGCAATGGTGAAATGCAGGTGGATTTCTTCCATCTCCTTTAAGTGAAGCCGTTTCTGCTCTTTGCCTTCCTTCTGGTTGTTCTCGATGCTGTTCTTGCTGGATTATCCCCCTGAAAAATTCTCTTTACTGAGGCCATTCACGACAGAGGACAGCAGTTGTTCTTTGCATGCAAGCCGCTGTCTCTGATACagagagccagggctgggctgtttGTTTTTGACCAAGGTTGGCCGGTGGTGATCAAGGCTGCCCTCGATTAGCAAAATCCCGCGGTGTTCCCTGCGAGcgctgctggggcagagctgagcccGGAGCTCCTGCCCCGCTCCGCGCGTCAGAGCAGCCCCCGGCGCCGCTGCCCATTGCGAGAGACCTGAGGATCCAGCTGCCGTTGTTGTTGTGCTGCTTTATCTCTCTCGGGAGCGTTGCGGCAGTCCCCGGAGCTCCGGGTGTCTTGCAGCATCCGGACTTGGGATCAGCAGCTGGACAAACGGGAATGTTGGGCTGCTCCTTTCCGATGtgcttctgtgctctgcagcgAGGGGAGCTGAGGTGACCCTGGTTGGTGCTGCAGAAATGGGAGGTTGTGCCACCTCCTGGGACACGGAGCACTGGGTTCAGAGGCAGGACGGGTGTTGGTGGGGAAGCAAAATAACTGGGGATGTCACAGGAAAAACGGACTATTTCCCAGACTTTGCATCATCGTACAGGGGACTGGATTTGCTTGAGTGGTGCCCACAAGCAAATGCGAGAGGAGATTTCAAACAAACACTTTGGGGAGAGGAGATTTCAGACAAATCTGGTGGGATGTGGCAAGGCTGGCATGTGTGGTGGCACAGGCCAGGGGGAGactctccttcccagcaggagcaCGAGTCTCTCCTGCCCCGAAATGCCTGCTTGCTGGGAATTGAAGAGAAACTTTGGTTTCCATCCAGCAGTACTGGAGCAAgtggctgtgctgcctcccAGGCTCCTGTGACTCCTGTGCCCCAGCACTGGCAGGGGAGGtcacctccctggggacacGGCCGGAGCGGGATGGCCAGGATGCTGTCAGCAGGCAGGGAGATCAAAGGCAGGGCCGGTCAAGTGCTGGTGATGCCTCTTAAAAGACCCTTTTAAAGCAAGTTTGAGGTTTTCTGGCTGGtttggcagctgcctgcttggGTTTTTCCTTATGGAGGACCCGAGGTGGGGCCACTGGAAGTCTCTGGGTATTTTTGATGTTCACTGAA belongs to Apus apus isolate bApuApu2 chromosome 21, bApuApu2.pri.cur, whole genome shotgun sequence and includes:
- the LOC127393185 gene encoding gap junction beta-5 protein-like — protein: MNWSVFEGLLSGVNKYSTAFGRIWLSVVFIFRLLVYVVAAERVWSDDHKDFDCNTRQPGCTNVCYDHFFPVSHIRLWALQLILVTCPSLLVIMHVAYRKAKEQRHRAAGGDSCRHAYISPGKKRGGLWWTYLLSLIFKAGVDIIFLYIFYRFYRNYTLPRLVKCELSPCPNVVDCFISRPTEKTIFTLFMVVTSCVCVVLSLVEATYLIGKRCCECAQAHGRMSCQHSQDCTPPLTQPASTEGQVFHGADFKPPTAAILPAASSTCTPPKEEALP